CAACGTACAGGAATACGCCAGGTCGGACGGTGCAGTGATTCGCTGCGACTAGGGCTGCGCGTGATTCGCACTCTCGCGGCACATCAGGCTTCCTGGCTGCATGGTCGCTGAACAGGAGGGCCCCCTCTGCTGGATTCGATCCGCCCGCTTCACTTCCTCGGCTCTCTTTGTGCTCGGCGCACTGAGCGCTTGGGTCCGGCCAGGTGGCGGGTGACTACAGTGCTGTGCTCACCGGGTTGTTCGTCTGCGCAGTTGGGCTGTTCGGCGAGGACCTGCTGCAACACGGTTACCGCCACGACGGAGCTGTCCTTGCATACGTCGCGACATACCCCGGAGCTTCAACTCGCCACGTGGCTAACGCCATTGGGTCACCCGAGCGCATCGCAGTGCGAGACCTTGACCGCCTAACACGCGACGGCCTGCTGGTGCTTGTCACGGACGGCGCGACCCAGGCCCTGCGCTCATACCGGCTGGCTTCCTGGCAGCGAGCTGAGAAGCTGCCGGATTCATCCGATGCGGCGAGCAACATAGACCACGATCGCCGGTTAGCCAAACCGGCGATAGCGACGAGCATTGAAGTATCTCGCATTGCTCAAGCCGCAAGGATGCAACCAATGCCCCGTCCTCCCGCACTGAAGCTCTCCGAAGTTCTGGCGGAGATTCGCATGAGTCCATCGGCCTTCTACCGGCTGCGTGCTCGTGGTCAGGCTCCCCGAATGATCAAGCTGCCCAATGGTGAACTGCGCTGCCGCCGATCCGATCTGGACGCATGGTGGGAAGCGTGTGAAAGGGATACGCCTGCATGGCGATGAGCTACAAGGTTCGGTTCTGGGAAATCCGTGAACGCCCCGACCGTCGCAAGGGTTTTGAGGTCCGATGGACCGTCGGTGGCCGGGAGAAATCTGAGTCCTACCTCACTAAGGGACTCGCGGAGAGCCGGCGGGCGAAGCTGATTACTGCCGCCCGCGACGGCGAACCGTTCGACCCGCAGACAGGTCTGCCCGCTGCTGAGCTCCGGGATCTGAAGCAGCGAACCACTTGGTATGCCCTGGCAAGTGAGTATATCGAGCAGCGCTGGGACCGAACGCCGGGAAACACACGCCGCACGCTTGCCGACGCTCTGGCCACGATCACGCCGGCCTTCGTTGAACCCGGCGCAGCACCCCGGGACCCCCGCGTGCTGCGCCGCGCCCTGTACTCATGGGCGTTCAACAAAAAAGCCTGGGCCACCGACCCACCCGAGGAGTGGCAGGTCGCACTGGACTGGCTGCAGCGTCACTCGCTGCCGGTCAGTGAGTTGGAAGAACCCGACGTACTGCGCAGGGGTCTCGACGCACTGTGCCGCAAGGTAGATGGGGCGGCCGCGGCCGCGAAGACCGTGAAGCGGAAGAAGGCCGCGGCCAACGAGGTGTTCGGCGCAGCTGTTGAACGCGGGTACTTCACACAGAACCCGCTCAACGGGCTTCGCTGGACGGCACCGGAAGTTGCGGAGGAAGTCGACCCGGACTGTGTGCCTAACCCCGCCCAAGTCGCCAGACTGCTTGCCGCCGTCAGGGCACTACCCGGTCGCGGTCCCCACCTCTACGCCTTCTTCGGCTGCATGTACTACGCGGGCATGCGCCCAGCCGAGGTCATCCACCTGCAGAGGTCCCAGTGCCGCCTGCCACCGAACGGTTGGGGACTCCTGAACCTGAAGGGCGGTGTCGTGACCGCAGGCAAGGAGTGGACCGATAATGGCGCCGTTCACGAGATCCACTCCCTGAAGAGACGGGCAGCCAAGGCCACACGAGCGGTGCCTATCCCTCCGGTGCTCGTCTCCATGCTGCGTGACCATATGCGACAGTTCGGCGTCGCACCGGATGGCCGGCTCTTCCGCAACGCTGCGGGAAAGTACATCGACGCCTCTGCGTACGGCATCACCTGGGGACGAGCGCGCGAGGCTGTGCTCACCCTCGACGAGCATGCCCTTGAGCTGGCAAAGCGCCCGTACGACCTACGTCACGCCGGCATCTCGTTCTGGCTGGCCTCTGGCGTCGACCCCGCAGAGTGTGCGCGTCGGGCCGGTCAAAGCATTCAGGTCCTATTCCGCTACTACGCCAAGTTTCTGGCGGAAGCGCGGGATCATGCGAACCGCCTGATCGAGACGTCCATGCGGCGATGGGAGGAACCCACGGGGGACTCAGAGGGTGGCTGAACGGTTTCTGGCCCGGAAATGCCCCGCAACTGCTGGTCAGAGCTGGGATTCCAGTGGGAGATATTGGGAGTAAGGGTACTTTCCGACTCACTGCTCAAGTGAGGTCAGGAAAGGGCACCTGACCGACATTCGCCCAGGTCAGGTGCCCTTCTTCAGCGTCTAGAAGAAGCCCAGCTTCTTCGGGGAGTACGACACCAGC
This window of the Streptomyces niveus genome carries:
- a CDS encoding helix-turn-helix transcriptional regulator; the protein is MPRPPALKLSEVLAEIRMSPSAFYRLRARGQAPRMIKLPNGELRCRRSDLDAWWEACERDTPAWR
- a CDS encoding tyrosine-type recombinase/integrase, with translation MAMSYKVRFWEIRERPDRRKGFEVRWTVGGREKSESYLTKGLAESRRAKLITAARDGEPFDPQTGLPAAELRDLKQRTTWYALASEYIEQRWDRTPGNTRRTLADALATITPAFVEPGAAPRDPRVLRRALYSWAFNKKAWATDPPEEWQVALDWLQRHSLPVSELEEPDVLRRGLDALCRKVDGAAAAAKTVKRKKAAANEVFGAAVERGYFTQNPLNGLRWTAPEVAEEVDPDCVPNPAQVARLLAAVRALPGRGPHLYAFFGCMYYAGMRPAEVIHLQRSQCRLPPNGWGLLNLKGGVVTAGKEWTDNGAVHEIHSLKRRAAKATRAVPIPPVLVSMLRDHMRQFGVAPDGRLFRNAAGKYIDASAYGITWGRAREAVLTLDEHALELAKRPYDLRHAGISFWLASGVDPAECARRAGQSIQVLFRYYAKFLAEARDHANRLIETSMRRWEEPTGDSEGG